The window TATACTCATCAACAGATCTTCTTCCGCTCTTCATGGCCTCCAGGATATCGTACTGATTTTTATCATATAATTTTATATCGTAGGAATCAAGGTTTTTAAATTCAACGCCTGCCTTTTCGGCCAATTTCCTGTATCCGGATACCCTTGACCGCTCAAGAGTGTTTAATGAATCATTGCTCATTATCACATGATTCCTGGCTGCTATGCTTAAAACATCATCGAAGTACCTGTATATATTAGTATCAATGCTAATGTCTCCATTGCCCCTGATGTCAGGATAAACCCTGTCTGGTATGCACATTATTCCATTTTCCACTGATTCATGCCTCACATCTATGCCATATCTATTCAGCATCACACTGTAATAATCTATTAGAGGCATGAAATCACGCCTCTTGTATTTATCCACGATTTCATTGAACTGACCGCCAACCTGGATCTTCTCGTATACTACTGGCTTTAAACCGAGACTGGCTGCGTAAATCGATGCTTCGAGCCCTTTTATGCCTGCCCCGACTATTACAACCTCCCCCATGTATTTCCTGTCACGGTATCCAATGTTCTCTAGGCCTGTATATGGATTTACAGTGCATCTTACCTCCGCATTGGACAGGTTTCTGCATGCCTGGTTGCATCTAATGCAGGGCCTGTATGGAATTCCATTCTGCAGCTTGAATGGCGTGTAAGGATCAGCAAGTGCCTGCCTCCCGAGAACCACAAAATCTGAAACTTCCAGTGCTTTCTGTGCATCTTTCATTGAATTTATGGAACCCACAAGCATAATATTTCTATCAAGCTTTTTTCTGAGTTTTTCCCCTATATGCACATGGTCGTAGTAAAATGATGCTGAAGACCCTGGCGGTGCAAATCTGCCAGCAGAGAAATGCACATAGTCAATATTATT of the Ferroplasma sp. genome contains:
- a CDS encoding NADH:flavin oxidoreductase, with protein sequence MNPFEKGTIGNVELKNRFVMAPMISNLCNIDGTTNENHIAYLNERARGGFGLIITEYAYVDSSNGKGSPNEMGVFKREQIPKLSRLTERIHASGSKIFVQLVHAGGKANPHYNSGSVFAPSSVDYMGNIPDEMTFEDIRSVEDKFLNAAELSARAGFDGIELHGAHGYLFQEFISPALNHRTDEYGGSMENRVRIINEIASQIRKKVDIPVGIRLSLYEDDQDGYNADYGIKIASALNNIDYVHFSAGRFAPPGSSASFYYDHVHIGEKLRKKLDRNIMLVGSINSMKDAQKALEVSDFVVLGRQALADPYTPFKLQNGIPYRPCIRCNQACRNLSNAEVRCTVNPYTGLENIGYRDRKYMGEVVIVGAGIKGLEASIYAASLGLKPVVYEKIQVGGQFNEIVDKYKRRDFMPLIDYYSVMLNRYGIDVRHESVENGIMCIPDRVYPDIRGNGDISIDTNIYRYFDDVLSIAARNHVIMSNDSLNTLERSRVSGYRKLAEKAGVEFKNLDSYDIKLYDKNQYDILEAMKSGRRSVDEYILKNESCFL